A window of Nitrososphaerales archaeon contains these coding sequences:
- the tsaA gene encoding tRNA (N6-threonylcarbamoyladenosine(37)-N6)-methyltransferase TrmO has protein sequence MDEINLMPIGVVHTRATQDEIRSRTGSGEAEVEVYEKFEDALEGLEGFSHIFVIGYFHQLRREQVGPLRVKPRGLLKQGLSLEELPTRGVFALDSPTRPNPVSLSLVRLVGMEGRTLHVAGLDLFDGTPVLDIKPYQPQYRAEDYNLPEWYIQLREKAGHV, from the coding sequence GTGGACGAGATCAACCTAATGCCGATTGGGGTGGTGCATACGCGCGCCACGCAGGACGAGATAAGATCCCGCACAGGCAGCGGGGAGGCAGAGGTGGAGGTGTACGAAAAGTTCGAGGACGCGCTGGAAGGCCTCGAGGGCTTCTCGCACATATTCGTGATTGGTTACTTCCATCAGCTGAGGCGGGAACAGGTCGGGCCGCTGAGGGTGAAGCCCAGGGGCCTCCTGAAGCAGGGCCTCAGCCTTGAGGAGCTGCCGACGCGGGGAGTCTTCGCGCTCGACTCTCCGACCCGACCGAACCCGGTGTCGCTGTCTTTGGTCCGCCTGGTGGGAATGGAAGGCAGAACGCTGCACGTCGCCGGGTTGGACCTATTCGACGGCACGCCCGTGCTGGACATCAAGCCGTACCAGCCTCAGTACAGGGCGGAGGATTACAACCTACCTGAGTGGTACATCCAACTGCGCGAAAAGGCTGGACACGTGTAG
- a CDS encoding cysteine-rich CWC family protein — translation MRRVRCELCSAEFTCQGGQGCWCTRVTVSGTRRKEIAVLASDCVCRGCLTKGANQSSLAVGSVAGRDA, via the coding sequence ATGCGCAGGGTCAGATGCGAGCTCTGCTCCGCCGAGTTCACCTGCCAGGGGGGCCAGGGGTGCTGGTGCACGCGCGTGACCGTCTCGGGCACCAGAAGGAAGGAGATCGCAGTGCTGGCCAGCGACTGCGTCTGCCGCGGCTGCCTGACGAAGGGCGCGAACCAATCCTCTCTTGCCGTGGGCTCCGTCGCAGGCAGAGACGCTTAA
- a CDS encoding retroviral-like aspartic protease family protein encodes MKLGETRVKVTVHGPKGSEDVVMLADTGSSHTMVSKDLAERLGIEPMGEAVAELADGTERQLELGRAEIQIGAERERVRVVIGPVGESLLGLSTLETLGFKVNPVAHRLEPAKLILYAAVG; translated from the coding sequence ATGAAGCTGGGAGAGACTCGCGTGAAAGTGACAGTTCACGGCCCCAAGGGCAGTGAGGATGTTGTGATGCTCGCGGACACGGGTTCGAGCCACACCATGGTTTCTAAGGACCTGGCGGAACGCTTGGGCATAGAACCGATGGGCGAAGCCGTCGCCGAACTTGCTGACGGGACTGAACGTCAACTGGAGCTGGGGCGGGCAGAGATTCAGATCGGCGCCGAAAGAGAACGAGTGCGCGTCGTGATCGGTCCGGTGGGCGAGTCCCTTCTTGGCCTCTCGACACTTGAAACCCTGGGCTTCAAGGTGAACCCAGTCGCACATAGGCTGGAGCCTGCGAAGCTCATCCTCTACGCAGCCGTCGGCTGA